The genomic region ACGGGCTCCACCTGAAGACAGCATCTCCAAACCACCACCCCAACAGGCTGCAGTTCCTAGACGACCGGGATATGCCTTCCATCGAGCCATTTATTTAATGTTTCAATCTAAGGTGGTGGTGTTCCGGCCACCAGTCATATGATTATGATCACATTTTTCTTGTCAAAGAAATTGGTCTGATGTAATTATGTGCTGGAAAATACAccagaaataaagcaaaaatatttaCATGAAAGGAATAGGCGGATGAACATCTCAGTCATGAGTGGAAAATCAAGCAACAATGGGAACACATTGTTGGAACAACAATTGTTTTGAACAGACCCAATTGATTGATATACTACAAGATTATATCGTCATGTAGTTATAAGTATTATCATCCAAATGTTAACATATGCATATTGCGTTATACCATGAGAGTATCATGTCCCTTCGTGCCGGACGATATACTTTGGGGTTTGTCAACGTCACGTGTAACACGGTGGTTATAACTGCTAACCTCTAATTAGCTAGGATTGAAAAACAAATGGGGGTTCAAGATTTTGGGAGAAGCTCGGGAGTGGTCCGATGATGGGATAATCTTGCAAAAGAACAGGCCCTCGGGTGGATTAGTAAATAGTGAAAAGGGACTTGATAGCTTGATACTAGGATTTACTACTCCGATGATGGAGTGATATTCTTTGGGGCCTCTCAGTGTGAAGGTATCCATCATCATCTGGACAGACACAACACGACTTGTTCACGGGGATCCAGAACATGGGAACGAGAAATGAGAACAGAACATGTAACAAAGATAATAGGTATAGTGATCAAAAGTTGATTCACGGGGATACCAATAAATCTCACCTCGAGTTTGgtaaagtatcacgaagcaaagggaaTACCACAAGGGAACAACAGGTTCAGTCGATATCAACAGTCTTAAGAAACAAAATAGAACACCCCTCCCTGAGCCCATGTTGATGGAGGGGTGCGCGGGGAGGGAGGGTTGTATTCTTCCCATATTTGCATGTTGGGTCCATGTGAATGTTACCATAACGTTGTTTTGGTGCATAGGATCATTCTTCAAAACAATGAAAAATTAAACTCGCCATGCTCCTGTTAATGACCGGTTAAGAACATTCCTTCAGAGCAAAAGAAACGCCCCCGCATCGTCCTAGCGGTTGACACGGGAGGCGATCCCACCGCCGCCCCTCTAGCCCCCGCCCTACACCCCCTCCCCAATCGCAGCCGGCGGTGGTGCCGCAATGGCAAAGCCCGAGGAGGTGGTCGGCGACGGTGGGTGCTTGCGCCTCGCCTGGGACAGGCGCCCCCGTCCCTTCTCCTCACATAGCGGATTGTGTCCCCGCCGATGGGATCTGTCCCGCCTGCATGACCCGTTTCCTGCTGCAGACCGCTGGTGGGAGCCCTTCCGGCTATGCCTCCGTTGTCCGGCGGCCAGATCTGGTTCACCTCGTCCCCAATCTGGTCCGTCCCGGTGCCCTGCTGCCCTCTGGTGGCCCTCATTCATGCTCCCGCCCTTGCTGCAGTGCACTCTTTGTCAGGGGGACAAGGTGGATGGAGATGACCGGAGCGAATCGTTGTGGCCAGTGCGGTGCTGAGCGGGCTGGCTCGTGGCTTGTGGCAGGTTCCGGTGACACCATGGTTGTGCCGGCAGCATTAGGGTCGGCCATGTTGCGGATCTAGAGTTTCCGGCCCAGATCTATTTCTCTCCAGTGGAGATCCTATGGTCTAGAGCCAAAACAGAGTTCTGCTTGATCCCGACTTTCATTTATTTGGTTGTTGACGAGTTCCGGACTGCGCCGCCGGAGATCTCTAGTGGGTACTTCATGCCTATAGATTTCTGGATCGGATGGGATTCGGTCATGTGCGCCCTTATTTCAGCTCGAGTGGCTTCAGAAGGACGTGACACGAAGCTCTGTAGTCTGTTGACATTATGGAACATGTCGGTATTTTGATGTTCATTTTGAAGACAATGGCAAAGAACGTCAGGATGAGGTCCGAGGTCTTATAATGGCGGATTGAGTCTTCGTGGCAATGAGGACTTTGCTTGGTGATTCGTGACTCATAGCGGCGGCATCGGCAAGTGGGGGCGACAACACATGTGGTGTACTCTTAcctttcagggtgaaaacccagGGTCTGGCCTTAATTGATTGTTACCGAGAGTGACCTCATTGAAGGCTTTGTTTTGAGAGCGCGGATCTTCTCCTAAGTGAAAACCTAAGATCTAGTATCGGACGATGACGGTGCTTGTGCaccgtttccttcttgaaggcgtcgttttTGGAGAGTTTGGATTTTGCGTGTTGTCTAGATGGTGGTTCATGCTGCAGCTACGAGGAACTGACCATTGTAGAGagatctttcttctttcttcttccatTTATCTTTTGGTTGTGTGCACAAACACATTCGATTCTTATAATTATAAATAGATCGATCCATATGCTCTACTCTAAATCCATATGCTTTAAATGGATAAGAGAGATATGGATTTTCCGCTTAGCTCAAATTGTATTCTTTTCCTTCTGCTTGGACACGAAGAGATATGAAATATTTGACTAAGACTGGATTTCATTCCACTTTCCTATTTCTGAACAACAACTTATGTTATCAACCATTTCGTGTTTTCAAAGTTATTAATTGTCTCATACCCTATTTTTGATTTCGTTAGTATGGTGTAGCGTATCTTATGCAAACGGAAGTCTTTATGACATTGCGTTGTTGCAGAGACTATGTGTATTTGGTATCTctgtgatattaatatattccctttatcgaaaaaaaaatTAAACTCGTTGCGGGACCACTTTCGAGGCATGGAATGGTTTCAAAACGTTTTCTCTCCCATTTTTTGTCAAGTTTTGTAAATTTTCATAAATCTGAACTCATTTCTAAACCTTTTATTGACTGTTCGTTTATCACCTACTTAAACATATGGAGTACAGTTTCTAGTCATATTGTTTCAAATTCGCACACTATGGATACTACTGCATGATGCAAGTTGGATATATGATGACTCCACTTAATTGAGAATGAGCAGGTGTATAATAAGTAGTTGTCACCATTTATATACCATACCAATGGATGGAGCAAAAACCAATCCATTAAGATCTGGAAAACCAACTCAACTTTTGGAATTGTATTCAAGTGCAAAGTAAATAATAGGGAAAGCCTTTTAAATGTCCTCTCTACACAAGACCTTCGCAAATTCTTGATTCAAACCTTGCGCTCCTTCTACACATCCTGATGAGTGTTCTGCAAAATATTCCTTCTTATTGTTGCATTAAAATAGATTACACTATAGTGGCAAAGCATTAAAACGGTGAGACAAGTTTAGTATTCATAGACTATAAATGAGAGCTTTAAGGAAGATGAAGGATACCTTCTCAAAGTGCAACATACCCATCAAAGAACGTGTAAAACGGATCCGTCTTCGACATATAATGGAGATTCGCTCCCATATGTGCCAAGAAGCTCCAAGAAGACCTTTTGAATTCAAACTGAGCATCCTGGGAAGCTCTATCTTCAACTCGTAGCTTTCTTTTTTCATTAGCCATCCATTCATCGTCGTGGTTGCCATCAAGTCCAATTTCCATTCTCTCTAGCACTTTGGCGTTCAAAATTAAGAATCTCGCAAAGTCAACTATTGGGCCTTTCCCATTGTAGATCTTCAATGCCACTTTTTTTAGTCGGTGCTCAAGACATTCAATTGGATCATCTAGTGAGACATACGTCCTCACATTTTTAGATAATGGATGAGAGAACCATATCTCTGAGTTTAACTGGAGATatgaataaaaaatatataaagacAGTTGCTAATAATTTGGAAACATGACATCTTAACAATTTAAGAAAGATATTAAATCTGAAAACTCACATAAATATAAAGCCTCTCGAGGCAGGGGAAGAATTTGAGGAAGCTTAAGTCAAGCACCGGGTCCAAATCATCACCGACACCTTCAAGTTCTAAAATCTTCACCGTGTGCATTGTGGTTGTCAACCTAACTGTGTTCATTAGCTAAAAGGACAGAATATAGACCAAACTTATGTAGGTATTAATAATCTGTATATATTAATTAATCCACGTGGCATTAAAGAAACTTAAGATTGCAGCTATACCTGAGAAAACATCTCCAATTTAGGAGCATGGATTACCCGGAAGGTGACCACACTATTATCTGTGCCAAATGGCTGCAACCTTGCCCTCTCAAGGCAAGGGGCGTCCTCGATGACCAGCTCTTGGGAAGGTACATAGCTAGAGTGACGGAAGCCGATGCTCCTGAGAGTCCGGGACCGGATGCGGAGGCAGACAACACCCCTAATCTCGGTCATCCCAAGACTCTCCAACGCAGGGCATCCGGAGAGCACGGCGTTCAGAGCCTCCTGGGTTAGGGTGACCATCCACAGGGTGAGCTGCTGGAGGAGCGGGAAGTCCACGGCCAGGTTGGGCGGCAGACGGCAGCGGCCGAAAGAGGCCACGCGGAGTGCGGGCGCAGAGCTGAACACGGACGGTGGCAGGGTACTGTTGTGAGTGTTGTATTCGTAGCTGAGCCGGAGCTCCTCGAGATGTGCAAGGTCCCGGGAGCCGAGCCAGCTGTCGACCCTGGCATCGCCGGTGTCGTCGACGATCGGGTGCCCCGTCCAGAGGTCGTAGCGGCGGGGGAGGGATTTGATCATAAAGATGGAGATGCGGCGTACAGGACCGAGGTGGCCGGACAGGATGCCGGAGACGGTCTGCTCGCGCAACCGAGAGCCACCGCCTTCCAGGTTGAGCGGCGCCGCGCGCCAGATGGGGCGCCATCGGCGGGAGAGCGCCTGCGTGCGGCAGCCGTCCCTGGTGTGAAGAAGGGAGATGATGGTGCCAAGCACGTCgtcggggaggttgctgatgagATCGGCCTGGCCGGTCGCCATGTGCTAGCGGTCGCCTGGGGGAATTGGTGAACGTGGCGGACGAGGGCTTTGGCCGTGAGATCTTATATCCtctgttttttcctcttttttgcaGGGTGATATCTTCTGCAAGGGTAGCGTCATGGGCTGGGTTGGGTGGACGTCAGAGTTGCTTTCCAACTGCGAGACTTTAGATTATCGAAAAAAAAAGCTGCGAGACTTTAGGCTTCCTCACGTGAATCAGAGACCTTTGGAGTTCCGAGCAAGCACAGAATTGCCGACGTGCATTACGAGACAcctcagggcatgtacaatggtggcatatggatacatatgctCCATGACAAAAATAATTTGAGGCATCTACATTTATTTTTTCTCTTCAATACAAGCTACCACTAATGAGTCTCATTAAAAAATAGAAATAAAGACTCAAGTACATATGCATTTGTACATTTTACTCCAACCTTTTTAACTTTTGACATCGGACCATATTTTTTCCcttcaagcacccgcctcctggagaggatcccgttcccctatccgaacctactttacatcatatctgatcctacatggcatgcgagACATCACCTTaaggctatgcattgtacatgccctcagAGCTCATTTGGTTGCAGCAAATCCTCCCAGGATTCCTGCCTAAAACCAGGGCACAAAACCTGTTAGAAATTATGTTGTTCCTGTATATGATATTTGTATAAACCTTATAGGGTTGGCCTGGTTGTTGTAATCCCAATTTTCAGGCTATTTATGATAGATCCTAATCTTTGTTTTTCGATAAAAGTTGGGTTTTATTCACTTAAAATGAAGTATCAAGAGGATACAAAACAATGAGTACATATCCGGCCTCTGCAGAGATATGATGCCGACAGCCAATACCCACACACCTGTAGAAAACACGTTGGCAGATAGCAAATTCAtctaagaccaaagctatgcctagtagcatagaaaaagaaaaatatctTGAAGTGATCAAATCCGCTATTGACAAACTACGGCAATGGCCATATTCACATCAACCATCTCATGAAACCACAAGGACAACAAGATTCTTCAATAGCACGCCTTCAGGTAAGGAACGACACTCAAGGGTCATCGTCACCGATCCAGCCATTGAAGACTAAAatttaggttttcaccctgaaaaagAGACaaagcatatccgagcaatgccttcaacaaggtgaCGACACAACAACACCGTCATTGCCAAGTATAACCAACACGTGTTAGTCCTAGGTTGTCACCCCAGAGCTCTTTGAAGTCAATCAAGTGTTGTTGCCACTACTTTTCTACTATCCAAGCAGCTACATGCACTGGTCTAGAAAACCAACCACCACTGCTGCACATACATACTCTCTGTGTCAAGCCGTCGTCCGTAGAATGCATCACACCGTCACAGCCAACCACTAGATCTGGAGAGGAAAAGCCTTAGGAAATCGGTGACCACCGCAATCAGTAGCGTTTAGCCGCCGCGGTCCGCACTGGTCACAGTTGCTGCCATGGTCGCCGGAGATGGATCTGATCCAGCAAATTCAGTACCAGCCGCGGATTAGTAGCCACTTCAGCACAACCGCACAACAATCGAGCCTCCGAAGTCAACCATGGTGCAGCCCCTTGGCATTACTGTCGCCCCAGTGCATGGCCGCCAGATTTGACGAGGCAGCCAACGCAAAGACCATCAGCTTGCCCAATCCAATCTGGACAACGGGAACGAGAAGATGTCGCCTGAAGGACAATCAGCAGGAGCCACATGCCGACAATCACCAGCCTGCCCGATCCTATCTGGACGATGTGACGCGGCCGTACTAGCCGATGGGCTTCATATCAGACTTTGTTGCGGTTCTTCAATACCAGTTGAATTGAACGACATGGCCGGCAACAACCATCGTGATGGACGCTCCCATATCCAGATCAGACGAAGGTGGACAATCGTATGAGGATGGAGCGGACTATTGGGACCATAGACACTGCACGGGGAGCCACCAGTGCCCGATTCCGGACGGATCCTACGACCTGTCGCCGGGAGGGATGCCCCAGTGCCAGATATGGTGAAGGCGAGGGTGACCACATTGAGCAAGATATGTCGCGATGAATTCTCGCCACCGCcggctaccagcaagctttgctcAGCGGCGTATGCCAGCGGTGGCAGggggggtgggcggggcggcggcgctgcctgGAGTGCGTTCTCGAGCAGCCTAATCTTTGTACCTATATATAACATGCAACGTGCCCCTGCCAATGCATACACTTGAAGCCATCTTTTATAGTACTCAGAGCATGTTCATCTTCCACATCTTCATCGCAATAGCTAGCTCTAGCTCCATCAACACTGCACCTACGCTCATCCCCTTTcctgatacgtctttgtcgtatcaataattttttattatttcatggcaatattctacaacttcaatatacttttggaaacatttatattatttttaggactaacatattgatccctTGCCTAATGTCAGTTCCtgtattttctatttttttggttTCTCAGAAAATcctatcaaatgaagtccaaacgcaaTAAATGTTATGAAGACTTAAtttttgaatatatgtgatttttgggaagactAATCAACAACATGGTCATCCACATCAATCCTGACTACCAGCTCCCTACGCCCAAGCTCTCCGACAAGGATGGCAAGCCCACTAATGTGTCCAATCTGGCATACGTGATCGCTCAAGCGATCAGGATTCCCAGGTTCTCAGTTTCATCTTCAATTCGATCAAACCTCATATGATGATTCAGTTTGCCCACTGCAACAAGGCAAGAACAGCATGGACTCCAATTGGAGAGATGTTTCCTTTTCAGGCGTGCGCTCGTATCGTTAACACATGGATGGCTCTGTCTACTACAAAGAAGGGCACTATAACCATCTCAGAGTATCTTGGGCGCATGAAAGCGCTCGATGGTGGGATGGCATCTGCAGGAAAACCCGTGAACGATGACGACATGGTGTCCTACATCCTCGCGGGAGTCGACTTTAGCTACATGTCCTTCATCTCCTCCATCTGCACCAGAACCGAGTAGATCACAGTCAGCGAGCTGTACTCTCAGCTCACTAGCTTTGAGAATCGACTCACCACTCCTCTGCCAAGGGTGCTACACGAGGAGCTACAACAGGTTCGGTCATGGTAGCGGTAGTCGTAGTGGACGCGGTAGAAATGGTGGCGGCTGTGGCCATGGAAGCCGCGACAAGGGAGGCCGCTACCGTGTCAATGGAGAATTCGTGACAAGTACACCCCATGACCAATTTCATATTACTAATGGACAAGATATGAAGATCAGCCATATTGGCCTATCTACTCTTCGTACTCCCACTCGTGATCTTCATCTTAAAGACATGGTGCATGTTCCTAGTGCTACTCACAATTTAATCTCTACTCATTGTTTGTCCATGGACAATCATAACTTTTTTTCAAGTTCACCCATGATTGTTTTTCGTTAAGAAAAAGGGAACGAGGGAAACCCTTCTCCAAAGAAGGTGTAGGCGCAGTCTCTATCCCCTATGATCGGCTCCGTTAGGTTCAAGAAGATAGGCATTTTGTGCCAACAAGCTATCTGCTAAGAGGTAGCATAGAAGGCTAGGACATCCATGATCTACCATAGTTCTTCCTGTAGTCAACCAAAATAACATTCATTTCTCGAATAGTGAGCTGAGTAAAGAGGGAGTTTGTGATACGTGCCAAGAAGGAAAAAGCCATACCTTAATTATCCTAGTTCGAATAGTGTTTCCAATGCTCCTTGAGcgtaaatttgcttatgtggatgGGTGCCTACCTGTGATTACATTAATAGAAAGAATTACTATATGAGTTTTATTGACGACTATAGCAAATTCACTTGGATATACCTCCTCAAACATAATGCTGAAGTATTCAAAGTCTTCCATGAATTTCAAACGCTCGCAGAAAGACTTTTTAATCACAAAACCATCACCATGCAAACAGATTTGGGTGGTGAGTATGAACGTCTAAATTCTTTTTTCCATTAAATTGGATTGACACATCATGTCTCATGCCTACATGCCTGATCAACAAAATGGGTCTGCTGAAAAAAAATGGCGCCACATTGTAGACGTTGGTCTCTCACTCTCGTCTCATGCATCCATGCCTTTAAATTTTTGGAATCAGGCATTCCTTGCTGCAACTTATTTAATATATCGCAgcccaagtgtcggtgtcaaaaccggcggatctcgggtagggggtcccgaactgtgcgtctaggccggatggtaacaggaggcaacagacacgaagttttacccaggttcgggccctcttgatgtaggtaaaaccctacgtcctgcttgattaatattgatgatatgggtgttacaagagtagatctaccacgagatcagagaggctaaaccctagaagctagcctatggtatgattgtatgttgtgattgttgtcctacggactaaaacccttcggtttatatagacaccagagagggttagggttacacaaggtcggttacaaaggaggagatatccatatacgtattgcttagtttgccttccacgccaagtagagtcccatccggacacgagacgaagtcttcaatcttgtgtcttcatagtctaacagtccggccaatggagatagtgttggggaacgtagtaatttcaaaattttcctacgcacacgcaagatcatggtgatgcatagaaacgagaggggagagtgtgatctatgtacccttgtagaccgacagcggaagcgttagcacaacacggttgatgtagttgtacgtcttcacggcccgaccgatcaagcaccgaaactacgacacctccgagttttagcacatgttcagctcgatgacgatccctggactccgatccagcaaagtgtcggggtagagttccgtcagcacgacggcgtggtgacgatcttgatgtactaccgtcgcagggcttcgcctaagcaccgctacaatattatcgaggattatggtggaagggggcaccgcacacggctaagaatatgatcacgtggatcaacttgtgtgtctaggggtgccccctgcccccgtatataaaggagcaaggggaggaggccggccggcccctattggcgcgccaggaggagtcctcctcctagtaggagtaggactcctactaggagggggaaggaagtggggagggagaacgaaaggggggcgccgccccccctctcctagtccaattcggaccagggggaggaggcgcgcggcccaccctggctgcccctctctctctccactaaggcccatatggcccattacttctcccggtagggttccggtaaccctccggctctccgattttctccgaaatcacccggaacacttccggtgtccgaatatagccgtctaatatatcaatctttatgtctcgaccatttcgagactcctcgttatgtccgtgatcacatccaggactccgaactaacttcggtacatcagaactcataaactcataatataactgtcatcgaaaccttaagcgtgcggaccctacgggttcgagaacaatgtagacatgaccgagacacgtctccggtcaataaccaatagcggaacctggatgctcatattggctcctacatattctacgacgatctttatcggtcagaccgcataacaacatacgttgttccttttgtcatcggtatgttacttgcccgagattcgatcgtcggtatcttaatacctagttcaatctcgttaccggcaagtctctttactcgttctgtaatacatcatctcgcaactaactcattagttgcaatgcttgcaaggcttaagtgatgtgcattaccaagagggcccagagatacctctccgacaatcggagtgacaaatcctaatctcgaaatatgccaacccaacatgtacctttggagacacctgtagagctcctttataatcacccagttacgttgtgacgtttggtagcacacaaagtgttcctctagcaaacgggagttgcataatctcatagtcataggaacatgtataagtcatgaagaaagcaatagcaacatactaaatgatcgggtgctaagctaatgaaatgggtcatgtcaatcacatcattctcctaatgatgtgatcccattaatcaaatgacaacacatgtctatggttaggaaacataaccatctttgattaacgagctagtcaagtagaggcatactagtgacactttgtttgtctatgtattcacacatgtattatgttttcggttaatacaattctagcatgaataataaacatttatcatgaaataaagaaataaataataactttattattgcctctagagcatatttccttcagattgtctagctgtccggagaccccctaatccaggactccctcagtagcccctgaaccaggcttcaatgacgatgagtccggcccgCAGTTTTCtttggcattgtaaggcgggttccttctccgaatacgtcacagaagaatttgaatacgaggatagtgtccgaccctgcaaaataagttccacattccaccgtagagagaataatgtttttgcGGATCTAATTTTCTAGCTTGTTTCGgcaacatgacgttacgtcatggcctggtgattattcgaaccgtttcttttaaccagccccgcacataacgcgaggcagtttttcgacacgtattgtcaaagcagagatcatgtccccttattacgggattctcatcaatacgggcgtgggtaacccaaccgcgccatcaattgtagcgcttgggggataagcgagttttaccaggcaagtggggacgctaaattttgtccgcccatataaagggataaggattcacctttctatctacgccttcttcctcctcaggtcatccgctcccgcacactcgggctctagcgcccaagctctcacttccatctcaaccttctccaaccatgtccggagcggaggcaagtggatggtctcctccgtcacggagggagacatcaagaaactgaggagagccggatacctgcccgacgacatcgcgcatcggctcccagatgagggacaactcatccccacccccaagccccatgagagggtggtattcctcacccatttcctatgcggattgggattccctctccattccttcgtccgggggctcatgttttattacggcctggatttccatgatctggccctgaagttcatcctcaacatcttggcatttatcatcgtgtgcgaggccttcctccgcatcaagccccacttcggcttatggctgaagaccttcaatgtcaagccgaaggtagtgagcggccgccaggcggagtgcagaggcgccatggtgggcaagatgcccaacatcacatggctcgcgGGCTCCtccgtggataccataaaggggttgcaatcggggtggttccatatcaccgagccgcgcgaccccgcatgggtagcagCCCTCgggttccgatctggcatccccatgcggctcacctcctggaaagagaagggcatgtcctagggtaattcaaaagagctgaccggactccagacatgtattcaaaacatggtggacaagaagctcaagctcatcaacatagtccaggttatgctcatccgccggatactcccgtgccaacaacgggagttcaccttgtgggagttcaacccagcgcagcatcgaactctgaacaggctcttcgacacgactcatgaagatgcctggagggtgctgttcaagggcgccgcggcccctccccccattactgaggatcgcggattcagcgcgaagcaccAAGCCATTGCGGTAAGAtgttttaccttttacaggatacttgttttctatatagattgactctatgcgggatctaaactcctgtGCCGTTAACATGACTGGCAGAAGATGGTCGGacaaatcgactgtccggctcccttgcccgaaggccctgcaaatgtccttctggcgaagatgttgactccggccccttataaggtgccggagaagaccaagaaggccaagggagctcggaagagttcccgacgccaggcgtcgtcggactcatcgtccgatgactctgcggcatgctcttcccccgaagacgaggaagaggaagaagaggctcccccaccgactgggggagacaagaaaaggaaggtcgccccaactgggaggccggagggtccaagaagggcaggactctccttccggacagctccaccaccgccgacgaaagtgaagacgagtggttgcccagggccaagccccaggggagatcttaagtattcggataccaaagtaacccataggattcctttgtcgcattgctttccctaatcgccgaacataattacgcaggccgccacgagccaacaTCGAgatatcatcggacggctccctgggttcgtcggacatggatagtgatccagtcccgactgccacctcccctcatcctgccgacgatgccgaggtgttgtctcaagaggcaccggatcaaggggagacagtcccggaggcgccccaaggcgaccttccagacttcGGGAGCAGAGGGGACGGGGCCCTGAGAGCTCCGATTTCGGCCCTcaaccgaacaccgcgccggaacctccaacggttccgggctcgggcaggctgtctccttctaagaggggtgagacgcctgtgctggtgacctctgtccatccagaggcgccgaacaatctgttggaagcgcaccgcactatcatgagtgcggtgatccagaaggttcagtccgccaagagcggattgactgaagcctgtactagccttctaacaggcttcgaggtaagtgtttttaaaatgtagtagaagtattaccgcatagacagtagcccctgatgctttgttcggtgttcgcaaagaaaagccgaacagaggatcaaataatatcacaggagtctaatataggtacgtcaatatgcatatgcaggctt from Triticum aestivum cultivar Chinese Spring chromosome 4A, IWGSC CS RefSeq v2.1, whole genome shotgun sequence harbors:
- the LOC123082694 gene encoding putative F-box/LRR-repeat protein At3g28410 codes for the protein MATGQADLISNLPDDVLGTIISLLHTRDGCRTQALSRRWRPIWRAAPLNLEGGGSRLREQTVSGILSGHLGPVRRISIFMIKSLPRRYDLWTGHPIVDDTGDARVDSWLGSRDLAHLEELRLSYEYNTHNSTLPPSVFSSAPALRVASFGRCRLPPNLAVDFPLLQQLTLWMVTLTQEALNAVLSGCPALESLGMTEIRGVVCLRIRSRTLRSIGFRHSSYVPSQELVIEDAPCLERARLQPFGTDNSVVTFRVIHAPKLEMFSQLMNTVRLTTTMHTVKILELEGVGDDLDPVLDLSFLKFFPCLERLYIYLNSEIWFSHPLSKNVRTYVSLDDPIECLEHRLKKVALKIYNGKGPIVDFARFLILNAKVLERMEIGLDGNHDDEWMANEKRKLRVEDRASQDAQFEFKRSSWSFLAHMGANLHYMSKTDPFYTFFDGYVAL